From one Enterococcus sp. DIV2402 genomic stretch:
- a CDS encoding glycosyltransferase family 2 protein, whose product MKSIPKETSKLYSSIYPKESKIKIYRNQLWVLLTVILNIIYLYWRIRYTLPLEFGVVSIIIGVSLVIVEFLGALESMVHYYNMYKIESPQVPDVPLELFPDVDIFIATYTEPMDLLYKTINGCKHLEYPDRTKIHIYLCDDGHRLEAKKLAESMGIQYLDRSDNKGAKAGNLNHAMSKSNSPLILTMDADMIPRRILLMRLVPYFVDAWIKNEGKEEKDQIKMGFVQSPQTFYNPDLFQYFLFSENRIPNEQDYFYKDVQVSRNRSNSVIYGGSNTLLSREALNDIGGFYEKAITEDFATGMLLQKKNYRCYAMNEELASGLSPTDFPSLIQQRIRWARGCIQTGRKMHIFLTKNFSLSQKANYWASIWYWYAPIKRLIYIMSPIMFATFGYMVIKTDLLHILIFWLPMYISSTVTLRMMSRNIRTTKWTNIYETAMFPFLLFPVIEEFLGISLKKFKVTRKDGVNTEQQNNLLYVLPFLLFIILSVIGIANIIFMILRSGSIGPIVVLFWLLINIFNLVMASFFVLGRKFHRKSERVAISEAVVLKPIHEEEIHCRTLDISEGGVSLFMENPIFMDHKKLIKLTITTDYYQAEVEGKIVHIDEFRGGWKYAFQIVDYLDSKADYMQILYDRVHTLPKNLQSSHSTFDDLRLNIVRRMQPVVYFSRKSARIDMNEQLPLVSGGFVTIINFNFEYLVTDTVNVDDEIECVVSDGVNFKCKYIKQLNNKNKLYQIVNIDELTSDSKKLQLVTQWAQKAHISKQVDEKQQVNNTSLLVNDILGGADEDTHTK is encoded by the coding sequence ATGAAGTCTATACCTAAAGAAACAAGTAAATTGTATTCTTCGATTTACCCTAAAGAGTCAAAGATTAAAATTTATCGTAATCAATTATGGGTATTACTCACTGTTATCTTAAATATCATTTATTTGTATTGGCGGATTCGCTACACGTTACCTTTGGAGTTTGGGGTGGTATCTATTATCATTGGCGTGTCTTTAGTTATTGTAGAATTTTTAGGAGCATTGGAATCGATGGTTCATTACTACAATATGTATAAGATAGAAAGCCCACAAGTCCCAGATGTGCCGTTAGAATTGTTTCCAGATGTAGATATTTTTATTGCTACGTATACAGAACCAATGGATTTACTTTATAAAACGATTAATGGTTGTAAACACTTAGAATATCCTGATAGAACAAAAATTCACATTTATTTATGTGATGATGGTCATCGACTTGAAGCCAAAAAGTTAGCTGAATCTATGGGGATTCAGTACTTAGATCGTTCTGACAATAAAGGTGCAAAGGCTGGAAACTTGAACCATGCGATGAGTAAAAGTAACTCCCCGTTAATTTTAACAATGGATGCAGATATGATTCCACGCCGAATATTATTAATGCGCTTAGTTCCCTATTTTGTAGATGCCTGGATTAAAAATGAAGGAAAAGAAGAAAAGGATCAAATCAAAATGGGGTTTGTTCAATCGCCACAAACATTTTATAACCCAGATCTATTCCAATACTTCTTGTTTTCTGAAAATCGTATTCCAAATGAACAAGATTATTTCTATAAAGATGTACAAGTATCACGTAATAGATCAAACAGTGTTATCTATGGCGGTTCGAATACTTTACTCAGTCGTGAAGCTTTGAATGATATTGGCGGTTTTTATGAAAAAGCTATTACGGAAGATTTTGCTACAGGAATGTTACTCCAAAAGAAAAATTATCGTTGTTATGCTATGAATGAAGAGTTAGCCAGTGGGTTATCACCAACCGATTTTCCAAGTTTGATTCAGCAACGGATTCGTTGGGCACGTGGATGTATTCAAACAGGACGCAAAATGCATATTTTTTTGACAAAAAATTTCTCTTTATCTCAAAAAGCAAACTATTGGGCGTCAATTTGGTATTGGTATGCGCCAATAAAACGATTAATTTATATTATGTCTCCTATTATGTTTGCAACATTTGGTTATATGGTTATTAAAACTGATTTATTGCATATTTTAATTTTCTGGTTACCTATGTATATCTCAAGCACAGTTACGTTACGAATGATGAGTCGCAATATTAGAACAACGAAGTGGACAAATATTTATGAGACAGCGATGTTTCCATTTTTGTTATTCCCCGTTATAGAGGAATTTTTAGGTATTTCGTTGAAAAAATTTAAAGTAACAAGAAAAGATGGTGTGAATACAGAACAGCAGAATAACTTATTGTATGTACTCCCCTTTTTATTGTTTATTATTTTATCTGTGATTGGAATTGCGAATATTATCTTTATGATTTTAAGAAGTGGTTCTATTGGTCCAATCGTGGTTTTATTTTGGCTCTTAATCAATATATTTAACTTAGTTATGGCAAGCTTTTTTGTTTTAGGTAGAAAATTTCATCGTAAAAGTGAACGTGTGGCTATTTCAGAAGCAGTCGTTTTAAAACCAATTCATGAGGAAGAAATTCACTGTCGTACATTGGATATTTCAGAAGGTGGTGTTTCATTATTTATGGAAAATCCTATCTTTATGGATCATAAAAAATTGATAAAGCTAACTATCACAACCGATTATTATCAGGCTGAAGTAGAAGGTAAAATTGTTCATATCGATGAATTTAGAGGCGGATGGAAATATGCTTTTCAAATTGTTGATTATCTAGATAGTAAAGCCGATTATATGCAAATACTTTATGATAGAGTGCATACCCTACCAAAAAATTTACAATCATCGCATAGTACGTTTGATGATTTACGCTTAAATATTGTGCGTCGCATGCAACCAGTTGTTTATTTTAGTCGTAAATCTGCTCGTATTGATATGAATGAACAACTTCCTCTAGTTTCAGGGGGATTTGTTACCATTATTAATTTTAATTTCGAATATCTTGTGACAGACACTGTAAATGTAGATGATGAAATTGAATGTGTCGTATCTGATGGCGTGAACTTTAAATGTAAATACATTAAACAGTTAAATAATAAAAATAAATTATACCAAATTGTAAATATTGATGAACTAACAAGTGATTCAAAGAAACTCCAATTAGTTACACAATGGGCTCAAAAAGCGCATATAAGTAAACAAGTTGATGAGAAACAACAAGTCAATAATACTAGTTTATTAGTTAATGATATATTAGGTGGCGCAGATGAAGATACTCATACTAAATAA
- a CDS encoding glycoside hydrolase family 5 protein produces the protein MQLKSEEIRFSEKLQAGWNLGNSLDTHNLNFQTDSPTDYETYWKNPPTNPEIIQDIRKAGFQTIRIPVTWQEHVDDNFMIDQEWLNRVTEIIDMSLDEGFYVILNAHHDDWYTPDEAHLTSAIKKVKLLWTQLGNHFAEYDTHLLFESMNEPRLIGTGDEWATGPYESQKIVNQLNEGFVETIRQLEGYNRERYLLLPTYAARFETAALNAFELPSGKHLMVSIHSYIPDYFTQTDQKGTTFDPENSKDTKLIDTFFSDINQLFINKGIPVVITEFGASHKNNLDDRLAWTQYFVEKSRTLDVPYIWWDPGGDNPKHPDFSLYDRYYQKWLFPELVDSLVN, from the coding sequence TTGCAGTTAAAGAGTGAAGAAATACGTTTCTCAGAAAAATTGCAAGCAGGTTGGAATTTAGGGAATAGTTTAGATACACACAACCTGAATTTTCAAACAGATAGTCCAACTGATTACGAGACGTATTGGAAAAACCCTCCAACAAATCCTGAAATAATTCAAGATATTCGCAAAGCAGGCTTTCAAACAATTCGTATTCCTGTGACTTGGCAAGAGCATGTCGATGATAATTTTATGATTGATCAAGAGTGGTTAAATCGGGTCACTGAAATTATTGATATGAGTTTAGATGAAGGATTTTATGTGATTTTAAACGCACACCATGATGACTGGTACACACCCGATGAAGCGCATTTAACATCAGCAATCAAAAAAGTGAAACTATTATGGACGCAACTTGGCAATCATTTTGCAGAATATGACACGCATCTTTTATTTGAGAGCATGAATGAACCTCGTTTAATTGGAACAGGAGATGAGTGGGCAACTGGTCCTTATGAGTCGCAAAAAATTGTTAATCAATTAAATGAAGGCTTTGTGGAAACTATTCGCCAATTGGAGGGCTACAATAGGGAACGTTATTTATTATTACCTACCTATGCCGCACGTTTCGAAACAGCAGCTTTGAATGCATTTGAGTTGCCTTCAGGAAAACATTTAATGGTTTCAATTCATTCTTATATACCGGACTATTTTACGCAGACAGATCAAAAAGGAACAACGTTTGACCCTGAAAATTCTAAAGATACGAAATTAATCGATACATTTTTTTCAGATATTAACCAACTATTTATTAATAAAGGTATCCCTGTTGTAATAACAGAGTTTGGAGCGAGTCATAAAAATAATTTAGATGATAGACTGGCCTGGACGCAATATTTCGTAGAGAAAAGTCGGACATTAGATGTTCCCTACATTTGGTGGGATCCAGGTGGCGATAACCCCAAACACCCAGATTTTAGTTTATACGACCGCTATTATCAAAAATGGTTATTTCCTGAACTTGTCGATAGTTTAGTCAATTAA